The following nucleotide sequence is from Aedes aegypti strain LVP_AGWG chromosome 3, AaegL5.0 Primary Assembly, whole genome shotgun sequence.
AAGTTAAATGAATGCGGGAGTGGAACGGTCAACATTTAGCGTCAATCGCTCAACATTAGGTTAAGATAGGTTATGTATCTGTTCAACATTTGGGTATAGAACTGTCTtttaaaatgtattattttttatttcaaaatggacATCACAGTGCCAAAATTGTAAcagaaataatgttaaacaatcGTCTACGGTGTTGGATGCTATTTTTAGCAAcctttctatcaaaatttccataaaaatcgaATAACATAAGAACGTGTGTCTTAACCGTTCAACATTTAGCGGATTACCCTACTTTATTTTCTTACCGTGAGAGATTTTGCATAACGAGCTTGCACCTCAATTACTCGGGAGCTTTCTGCAGTGAATTTCGCGAATTTATAATGCTTAGAACAAATTCTTTGCAAATTGTGGCCTCAGTGTTTAGCTATCCATTATGAGTACACTTAGAAATATTAAATGTAAATTAACACGCATCATCCGAACATACAATGCAGCGAGCTTACGAACATAGACCAATTGTAGAAACGGGCGAAATGGACCTAAACTGAGGAAATAATTCCCTGAGAGTACGCATTTTATATTGATATTTCATACATTGTATGTAGTATGTATTGTatatgaattttttgaaaatttcttgttCTGAACATCGCGAAATGCGAATAGGACCACTTTTCGTCGCAATATAATCCAGAATCTGGAGATCGTGGACCAAAATCGAGGTTCAAAAGACACACAGTgagttgctccatagacaaaaatcaaataattattttattcggcgataataagtatccagAAGTGTTTATAGATAGCATCCGTTATTGAAAATAGCATTGACAGCACAAAAACTAAAAGATGATTTTTTCCATAAGTTTCAAACTGATTATGTCGTTTATCATCCATTGTGATgtttttgaacgtttttcattcatgaacataattttgaaaattttatagttCGAACAAAATACACAAACCTATATAACACTTTGCAGCAAAATATGCTAttcgtattttttttagtttctagAATCAAACTTAATTTCACTGTCAGCTACGAATGCTTGATTGTTTAAATTGATGCAAacgaataatgtaattcaagtACTACGATGATTAATTAGTCTTGTAAAAATAATGTGCTGCATTCGTTCTGATTCTTTTTTATATGATATGTAAAAGGATCTCATCAATTCCTGTAACTAacactattttttatttgaagtgcATTCCATGAAGTATAAAAATATCGTTTCGTTAGTTTTGAGACGGTTTATTTTTAGCAGTGAAGGAATCATGCAAAATTTGtccgaaaaaatattgttttgaagaTTGAGTTTGCTGATTATACGTATTGATATATATGCGATTTAAGTTGATTCACTTTTTTGAATctcttgttttatttttgttgcaaaatatgCAAATCAACACTTTATACTAAAATAAAAGTCATTAAACTAGGACCTCAGAAAATTCTCGTTATTTCCATAAGTTTcctaatagtttttttttctgaaattcctagaaataaaaataaatctctATCTCTAGGAATTCCGGTAAAACTTCTTATGGGTCTTGTAAGATTCCAAAGTTTCTTATTAAACTCATTTATTTCTTGTATTTCATTCGAATCATTGAATGAATGTTGAAATTTTAAAGGGAATTTTAGTGACTCCGGTAGTAATCGTTAGTAATCGTTAGTTATCAATAGAATGAACATAATTATCTTAATGGTCAATTGTCATGAAATCTCTTAATCtctcaataactgtggaagtactcaaaagaacactaagctgagaagtagactctgtcccatttgggacgtaacaccagaaaaaataattataacagaATTCACATAGAAACTCTAAATCTAAccgaaaactcaaaatacctttcgaaatgtcaaaactgacatcgttttcccatgattttcactaaaatctaaattattccattcatttcaataatctcaaagcatgagtagcaacctATGATGTAATGCCGGATAACGGACCACAAATTCGCATTCTACTTTCCGAAAACGCTTCAACCTCCCTTCCTCCCTGTGTTATAAATGTCCAtctatttattcaataacaatCACTCCACAATCAATTACTATTCAAATAAAAGACTAATATTATAAAAATTCGTCCCAACAGCCATGATCTCTAAGGTCGACGAAGGAGTTGGTCAAATAATACAAACTCTGGCGGAACGTGACATGCTGGACAACTCGATCGTTCTGTTTTACGCTGATAACGGCGCCCCAACCGTGGGAATGCACTCGAACTCTGGGTCCAATTTCCCGTTAAGAGGAGTATGCATTGATAACTGGAGCACTCTGCACATCAGATGCACTAATGGATGTTTCTCGTTTCAGCAAAAGTACAGTCCTTGGGAGGGCGCAGTCCGAACGGTGGCCGCCATCTGGAGTCCACTGTTGAATCTTACCGCCGGACGGGTTTCCAACCAGTGGATTCACGTGAGTGACTGGTTGCCAACGTTGGCACATGCAGCCGGAATCGAAGGAATTCCCATTGGCAGTGAAATAGATGGCCGCAATCAGTGGGAAGCGCTAAAAAATCCGGCAATCACTGTTAGGAATGTGGTAATGAATAACATCGACGAGTTGCACCACTACAGTAGCTACAGCCGGAACGGGTGGAAGTACGTAAATGGGACATCGTGGGAGGGTAAGTTCGATAATTGGATGGGCGAACTGGAAGACGAAGATGAGCTGAGTGAGGAAGAGTACGTGGTGAGGTTGGCGGGATCTGTGGTTGGACGGATGATGCCTCTGGATTTGGAACATGTGGCTCGTTTGAGACGTGCTGCGACTGTGGAGTGTGAAGTGGAAGGGCAGGTGAAGGCTTGTCAACCGATGGAATCGCCATGCTTGTTCAATCTGATGGATGACCCCTGCGAGAGGAATAACGTGGCTTTGGATCAATTGGACATCTTGGAAGAACTGAGGGAAGAGGTCGAACGTTATAGACAGACTGCCGTGGAACCTCGAAATAAACCGGCTGATCCTCGCTCAGATCCTGGCTTTTACAATAATACTTGGACGTGGTGGCTGGATGAGATTGATTCTCGGTCTAATATGTATATGTTCCCTGTGATGATAATAGTGATTTCAATAGCTATTGTGGCGTTGCTTCTTTTATTTTTACGACCATTTAAGTATTAAAACGGTAGTGTAAGTATAATGTGAAAGCAGCATCATTAATCCGAAACCATTCCttcacaccaaaaaaatcttagatttacacgtaacgttattttagtttcaatcatgtaaagccatctctcatgtattatttaatgataaaacctataaacacatctattatatacaacattgttaccaaattccttaatattgaacgcgaaacgccttctctcaaagaatgttgcttgcaaaacggctcgatttacatgattttcccgctgaaaattcaatcataaataatgcacatggaatgacacgccgtcgatccatccatgtgcattatttttggcagaatattcaacgtggaatcatgtaaactgagcgatcttgttttcaatttcactttcaaggtGCAAGAAAGCAtacaacattggcgaatgttggatgcaagatcatgaaatgtttcagtttcactcaagtttgcaagcattcctgAATTTAATGAGGcggtttacattatttatcgtttaatatcaaatgataattcgattcacatgacaatcatgaaagtttacgtgtcatgtaaatttaagatttttttgctgtgttctAACTGCCCTCCACTATCATAttgttaatgcttctacttacccaccacacgatatacgaatgcaaaaatggcaactttcgcaaagaaagctttcagctaTCAGTAACTAGGGAAGTTCTCATGAGAACATTAAGCTGAACAGAAGATGTGTCCCAGTGCCCAGTGGTCTAGTAAGCatttttacgcggaaagatgcattttgagctttaaaatgaaacattagacgaaaacggtcttctactaAGTTGTTCGTAGTAGTTAGGCcaagtaaggtcctttgtttggtgtcaCACATCCACATTTgatccacattttcatagaaatgttaTTACCAACTTTCttattttaagaaattatagtATACTtgcttcagtaaagttgtagaCCCTTTAATTTGGaaaattgccaaaaaagttgcattgactttgattttttgtaacactcaaattgaccgatttagagctatttccGATGATGGTCCAaggaaaactgtttttttttttttttggctccagcgttttctattttaatatcttatcaaagtagtctatgaaccaATTTTAGAGCTTCAAAAAATGAGAACTTTGATGGGTGAAAGAACCTATTAACTCTTTctgtttgggagttattgttgtgtCTAGCAAAAACAAGCCTACTTTGATTATGAATACATCTGATTGGACATCTGACATAGAAAGaatttttgacggcattcaaaaggcCAATTATAATTacatattatataaaaaaatacagagtgttatttttgtaactctaatgaaatcatcacaaaaacttcaataacttttgaatcaacaatatttttgcatgaaatttgcGTTTTCCTAAGTTCTAAAAGTCATGACAATTCATATAAATCATATTTTAGAATGTTGAATTATTTCCGTCATATTTATTGTAACTGGTAAGCATCATGAACTTTGAATAGAATTTTATTATTCTGCTTTGTTTAAAATGTGGACCAATCTGAGTTGCTTTGACTCAATGTCACTGCTTCGTTGAGAATGGATCGATTTTGATACGATTTCAGATCAGTGAAAACTAGTGTAGacgtaccaatagtggaggcacTAAACatgattcaaatttattttaccgctCAAAATTCAAGAAGTGCAATTATGAATTAATGAAACAATCATTGACTATATGAGAAAAATGTTTCCATCGCAGGCATCACAGTGagaaataatacctccactattggtatacCGTTCTTTTAGTTGcggtaaattttcaatttgttttcctATAGTTACGGGATTCGTTATGACCATAGTTGTTCCCTATTTGGACATATGTTAAAtgttgataactttcacattttaaatctttttgaatgttttaacatcatgATAAATCTCAAATTTAACtgctattaaaaacaaaaattttcaaaattagaagacattaaagtaatcacgtatggtgaaatagggaaccactatgtccataactggtacacctaccctagttaaaagtaattttctACTGTTTTTTCCtcgttttacttaaaaaaatcatctttgattaaccataacttcataaattcttAACCGATTCTAAATCTTTCTACATAGTTTTGAAgcttaattttgatattaaaaaagcaaaaaaatataacaaatgaaaaaccgaatttagtactataccatttacttccgctagagtttgtatcctttgacagatacgcgtatttcaacttcAACTGTAAgcccgtcttcagtgtcgtgtactagacacgacttataaaaaaacaaatttttttactTAGCTATACaacaaaaacttcccaaaacatgatttttattgaaaaaataaatatttttttattgttgaattttttgCCGAATATTGCATCTTATTACCTAAGGGTtgaata
It contains:
- the LOC23687612 gene encoding arylsulfatase B isoform X1; protein product: MKMNSVRFGLVLLLLAVISASGDRSRGSNERPNIVVIVTDDLGWNDVSFHGSSQIPTPNIDALAYQGIILNRHYTPPLCTPSRASLMSGKHPINVGMQHHVIESNEPWGLGLDQKLMPEYFREAGYRTRLVGKWHLGFFRKAYTPTRRGFDSHFGYIGPYIDYWDHSLQMKNTSTRGLDMRRNLDVDYSVNGSYATDLFNGEAVRLIREHDQKKPLLLVLTHLAPHTGNEDDPMQAPAEEVEKFDYIRDEKRRVLAAMISKVDEGVGQIIQTLAERDMLDNSIVLFYADNGAPTVGMHSNSGSNFPLRGQKYSPWEGAVRTVAAIWSPLLNLTAGRVSNQWIHVSDWLPTLAHAAGIEGIPIGSEIDGRNQWEALKNPAITVRNVVMNNIDELHHYSSYSRNGWKYVNGTSWEGKFDNWMGELEDEDELSEEEYVVRLAGSVVGRMMPLDLEHVARLRRAATVECEVEGQVKACQPMESPCLFNLMDDPCERNNVALDQLDILEELREEVERYRQTAVEPRNKPADPRSDPGFYNNTWTWWLDEIDSRSNMYMFPVMIIVISIAIVALLLLFLRPFKY
- the LOC23687612 gene encoding arylsulfatase B isoform X2, with product MHCITKLLLIWLSLMIGKIKGVDRSPPNVIVIVADDLGWNDVSFHSSKQIFTPNIDVLAYHGVILNRHYCAPFGTASQVALMTGSHPLSVGTQSASNEPDQPWTLDPELKLMPEYFRDAGYATHLIGKWGLGFSRKDYTPTQRGFDSHFGFLGPYIDYWDHSLRLRNTSTRGLDMRRNLDVDYSVNGSYATDLFNGEAVRLIREHDQKKPLLLVLTHLAPHTGNEDDPMQAPAEEVEKFDYIRDEKRRVLAAMISKVDEGVGQIIQTLAERDMLDNSIVLFYADNGAPTVGMHSNSGSNFPLRGQKYSPWEGAVRTVAAIWSPLLNLTAGRVSNQWIHVSDWLPTLAHAAGIEGIPIGSEIDGRNQWEALKNPAITVRNVVMNNIDELHHYSSYSRNGWKYVNGTSWEGKFDNWMGELEDEDELSEEEYVVRLAGSVVGRMMPLDLEHVARLRRAATVECEVEGQVKACQPMESPCLFNLMDDPCERNNVALDQLDILEELREEVERYRQTAVEPRNKPADPRSDPGFYNNTWTWWLDEIDSRSNMYMFPVMIIVISIAIVALLLLFLRPFKY